The Eurosta solidaginis isolate ZX-2024a chromosome 4, ASM4086904v1, whole genome shotgun sequence genome includes a window with the following:
- the LOC137248128 gene encoding uncharacterized protein, with protein sequence MNAMQFLDDYPDSRKTVGNCDPGMINEHTDVYEKSTDCSNSSNREPLIYESQISENSTDCSNSPNAIMDATFEPYIVYEPQLVDENSKPSNDKAARSYVAQNKNRKSKKQADAEVTSVFKDVLKECAKTIQDLACAPEQEKIRDSTSLLFESLAITISSANLSQNNVRNIERKVVALVYEELGKTSVQ encoded by the exons ATGAATGCAATGCAGTTTTTAGACGACTATCCTGATTCAAGAAA aactGTTGGAAATTGTGATCCTGGCATGATTAACGAACATACTGATGTATATGAAAAGTCAACAGATTGCTCAAACTCTTCAAATCGTGAACCACTTATATACGAATCGCAAATAAGCGAAAATTCGACAGATTGTTCCAATTCTCCAAATGCAATTATGGATGCTACTTTCGAACCGTATATAGTATACGAACCACAGTTAGTTGACGAGAATTCCAAACCTTCAAATGATAAAGCAGCTAGAAGCTATGTCGCTCAGAATAAGAACCGGAAGTCAAAAAAGCAAGCAGATGCCGAAGTTACTTCAGTTTTCAAGGATGTGCTAAAAGAATGCGCAAAAACAATCCAAGACTTAGCTTGTGCCCCTGAGCAAGAAAAAATACGGGATTCAACATCGCTTTTGTTTGAAAGCTTGGCGATAACAATTTCCAGTGCCAACTTATCACAGAATAATGTGCGCAATATTGAAAGGAAAGTTGTTGCTTTAGTTTATGAAGAACTAGGAAAGACAAGTGTTCAATAA